A window of Microbispora sp. ZYX-F-249 genomic DNA:
CAGCGTTGCCCGGGTGCCGGCCCCCCGGCATGTCGCCAAGCTGATGGGCGTCGACGAGCGAACCCCCGTGATTGCCCGTCACCGCGTCACGCGGCAGGGCGACCGGGTATCGGCGGCGGAAACCCTGTGGTTCCCCTTGGAGATCGCGCTGGGCACCGACCTGGACAAGCCCGATCCACTGCGCCATGGGGTCCGGCAGCACCTCCAGGCGGTCAAGCACCTGCGGATCGACCATGTCACCGAACGCCTGACCGCGCGCAAGCCGACCAGGGAGGAAGCCGAACTCCTCGGTTCCTCGTCCCCGGTGCTGGGCGTGCTGGCGACCGTGCATGACCCGGCGGGGAACGTACTCCTGGTGCTGAGTGTGGCCCTGCCTGGTGACCTGCATGAGCTTGAGGATGTCTATCAGGTGAGCTAAGTCTTACCCCGCTCGTCTCGCTCGGTTACTTGTGCGGACGAGTGGGCAAGACTTACAGTGGAACTCAGTCGGACAAGTGGACGAGCGCATGAGCTGCTCGTCCCGAGCAAAGGAAGCACGCACATGGCCATCCAAGGACCCATCCCGATCGCCTTCGAGCACGTCTTCCCGCACGGCTGCTACCTGGTGGGGGAGGTGGAGCAGGTCAAGGACTTCACCGCCTCGACCGGCGGGCGCACCGTGTTCGCCAAGGACAAGACCACCGGCGAACTGGTCTGGCAGGTCGCCGTCATGGACGCCAACCCGGCCGCCAAGCTCGCCCAGAAGACGGTCGCGGTGAAGATCGTCGCCCCGGTGCAGCCGGTCCCGCCGCCCTCCACACCCGGCCTGCCCATCACGCCGGTCGAGTTCGAGGGAATGACGGTCACGCCGTACGTCCACCAGACCACCGGACGCCTGGCCTACTCCCTGCGAGCGAGGAGCATGCGCGCTCCCCGCACCGGGGCCGCCTCGACCAAGCAGAGCGGCGCGGCCGGTAAGGAGGTGGCGGCCTGATGCTCCGCGACCCCTACACCTACGTCACGCTGTCGCTCAGCCCCGGCAACCCGGCCAACGTCGGCATCTCGTTCTACTCGCCCGAACTGCGTGCCGGGGCCTCGGTGCTGGACTCCGGACGGCCCTACTTCGCCATCACCAGCCCGAGCGTGGACGTGACCGTCTCGACCACCGCGGCCGGGCCGGTCACCCCCAGGGACGTCGAGATCGCCCGGCAGATCGTCCAGGCCGCCTCGCGCTACCTCGCCGAGTGCGAGCGCCTGGTCAA
This region includes:
- a CDS encoding GntR family transcriptional regulator, which translates into the protein MSMDFAPPKYAQVMTAIQQRIRDGEYAPGDMLPSETQLVREFGVGRTTVVRALQTLAMQGWIEREHGRGSFVKGRPESPAERVRPGLSTAEHPENAENIVSVARVPAPRHVAKLMGVDERTPVIARHRVTRQGDRVSAAETLWFPLEIALGTDLDKPDPLRHGVRQHLQAVKHLRIDHVTERLTARKPTREEAELLGSSSPVLGVLATVHDPAGNVLLVLSVALPGDLHELEDVYQVS
- a CDS encoding plasmid replication, integration and excision activator, whose amino-acid sequence is MAIQGPIPIAFEHVFPHGCYLVGEVEQVKDFTASTGGRTVFAKDKTTGELVWQVAVMDANPAAKLAQKTVAVKIVAPVQPVPPPSTPGLPITPVEFEGMTVTPYVHQTTGRLAYSLRARSMRAPRTGAASTKQSGAAGKEVAA